In Mycolicibacterium nivoides, the DNA window TACCGCACGCCGCTGCACAAGGCTTGTCAAAACTGGTAGCGATTTCCAACCGCCCCAGCTTCGTGGTTGTAGCCAAAACTATGGACGTGGCCACGTACGCCGCTCTGGCGATCGTATCTGCTCTGGTCGTGCGCACCTATCTTGTTGCTGCGCATCACAATCTGAGTAGTGCAGACATTGACGAAGTTCGTCGCTCTATCACATTGCAAATGGCGATAGGGCTATACGCCCTAGTTTACTGCGGTGTGCTCGCAGGATTGGGCACGGCTCTAAAGTCGGTGAATATCGCGCTTTACTCAACAAACTCTCAGGCCGTGAAACTGTCCTTTACAGCGCTTTCTATTGTTGCAGTCATCGCCTGGAACATAGCGCTGTTGCCAACAGGCAGAGCGATCCATCAACATCCTGCTGACGGCCCGGTTCTTGCCGCGTTGGTTGTACTCGGCCCACCGCTCCTCGGCGTGGTTGCGATTTGGGGTGCTCGCATGTGGCAGCAGACGCCAGCGCCGGCGCCGGCGGCCGACACCACCGACTAGCGGCACGACGTCGGGCCGGATCAGAGGCGCGGTCGGTGCTGGCGCTCACCTGCCCGCGCCATGTCGCGCAACACGCCTATTCCCGTTCGCAGGTGATCCCGAGCGGCCATCGGGGTGTCTAGGTGTGGTCTTTCGGCGAACCGGTCAACAGCGTGACGTAGCCGCCGAAAATCAGTGGCACTGCAACATGATTCGGCGACAACGAGATCCCTTCGGAGAGTTTCGAGCATCTGGTCACGAAGTCTGGTCATAGATGCCGACTGTATGCGGATCGTGCTACTCCCACCACTCACCCTGCGCGCAGCACCGATGTTCATTCCAGCGGCGCGATGGTGTCGGCTTCGAGCCAGAGCTGCATCGTCGTGTGCTCGTGTCCGTTGCCGCTTCTGATCGGAAGAAGGCACACCGCGATCCAGGCTCCGTCGTTAGCGCGCCGGATCCATGCGATTTGGCGCCCGGGCATCCACGGCCCTGTGATCGAGTACCCGCCGGCCTTCACCCACATCGGAAGTTCGTCGCGACGCGGTGCCGTGCCCAGAGCGGGGAAGGCCTTGGCCGTGTCGATGCGAACCGGCCGGTCCACCAGGTGCAGGGTCCGGTACCCGCAAATCTCGCCCGACCAGTCATCAAACACGCCATCGAACACATTTTCGAGTATCTCAGCTTTCCTGCGGTGCGTCGATGTGATGTCTCAGGACATCGGTGACAGTTCTGCATCAGGACATGGGTGACAGTTGGTGTATCAGGACTTCGGTGACGGTTCTGTGGTCTTGGGGCGGGTTCCTGGGGGTCGGCCGTTGCCGACGTAGGTGATGCCGGGTGCGGGGCGGGTGTGCTCGGCGAGGACTTCGCCGTACAGGTCGGTGATGATGACCGCATCGCCGGTGTTGTTGCCGGTGCTGACGACGAGGACGTGCGCGAACGCGAGGTTCACGTCGACCTTGTAGGACACCGAGTCCAGGCCGATAGTGCCTGATGTGGACACCGTTCTGAGGAGCGTGCCGGCAGGCAGGTCGGCGGGCAGCTGCGGTCGGGGGCGTTGGTGCCGGCTGGGGACGCGCTGGAAGATGGGTCGGTCAGGTTTCGGTCGGGGCGCATCGGCCTTGGGGGTCGCTTCCCACGCGGTTAGCGGGGTCACGCGGCCGGGCAGTGCTTGGTGGGGGCGTTCGGCGTTGTAAATGCGGTCGAATGTGTCGACCTGGGCTTGCAGTTCGTCGAGTGTCTCGGCGAGGGGTTGTTTGTCGAGGTAGCGGAACAGGGTTTGGTGGAAGCGTTCGTTCTTGCCTTGGGTGGTGGGCTTGTAGGGCTTACCCGTGATCGCCTCCACGCCCAGAGCGCCCACGTGGGTGACGAGTTGGCCGATGCACCCGCGCCGCGACGGGTTCAGCGCTGCTCCGTTATCAGACAGGAGCCGTTGGGGCACACCATGATTGGCGACAGCTTTGTCGAAGACGGTGATCGCAGCCTCGGCGGTTTCACCCCAGGCCACGTGCGAGGCCACGGCGTAGCGGGAGTGGTCATCGATGAGTTGGAAGACCACACACTTGCGTCCACGGGTCAAGACGTATTCGGTGGCGTCGAGTTGCCAGCACGCGTTCGGGGCCGGATACACGAACCGCCGCCAGGCTGAGCGGGGCTTTTTCTTCGGCTCCAGGCGTGCCACACCGGCCTCGCGGAAGATGCGTGCCAGTGACGCCGTGGACGGGACCTGCTCCAGGCCCATCACGCGCATCTTCTCGTGCACGCTGATCGGCCCGTGATCCAGACCGGACTGCTCAAGCGCGGTACGAACCTTGATGGCCTGATCCTTGATCTCATCGCTCCATGTCGACGGGCTGGTCTTCGGGCGTCGAGTCCTGGGTTCGAGCACTGCGGCCGGCCCGTCGACCTTGGCGCGTCTACGCAACGCGTAGAACGCCTTTCGAGAAATACCGTGCTCGGCGCAGAACGTCGTTACCGCCCCGCGAGGTGCATCGTCAGGCCACTGCGAGATGGCGAGGCGAACACGAGGATCGATAGGTTCATTAACGGCCACCACCCGAGCCTGGAGCCAGAAGTGTCACCACCAAGACCACTGGAACTGTCACCGATGTCCTGAGACATAACACTGCGGTGCGTCGACACCCCCAGAATGGCGAGGTTTCGATATGGAATAACCCCAGGTCCAGGGCGAACATTGATCATATGGTCCTGATTCGCCGCGCTGCTGTCCTCGTGTTTGCTCTGGGTTGCTGTCTACTGGTCCCCTCCTGCGCGCCCCTTGTTGGCAACGCTGACCCCGCCGGTGGGAGTAACGCCACGGTGGTCCGAGTGGTCGACGGCGACACCGTCGACATCCGCCACGATGACCGTGGGCGACTTCGGATCCGGATCCTCGGAATCAACGCCCCCGAGACCCGCAAGCGAGGATGGACGGTCGGCTGTGGCGGCCCGGAAGCATCCTCATGGGCAAGCACGTTTCTCCCAGTGGGACAGCGTGTTTCGATGGTCACCGACCCGACCCAGGCCCAGACCGACCGATATGGTCGCACGCTTTCCTACCTCGACCTTCCTGATGGGCGCGATTTCTCGGTCGAATCGGTCCGGGCCGGCATGTCCCAGGTGGTCACCTACGGCAAGCGCCCGGTCCAGCGGTTCGCGGCACTCTCCGCGGCTCAGAACGAGGCGAAGAACCTGCACGTAGGCCTCTGGGGACCGCCCTGCTTTGGCGCGACAGAATCGGTTCCCGAGTAGGCGCAAGGTGCCGGCCACCCGTGATCAGGTGGTCGTAATTCGGTGCCGGCTGGTGGTGGTTGCGTCGAGCAGGTGACATGGCTGTTCTTGTGCCTTTTGCACTTTCCGATTGTGGCGGGTGGCTCGCCTACGCGCCAAGACACCGGCCTCCGCTGCTGCGCGACGCTCCGGGCCCTGCGGGCTCGCAATGTCTTTCCCTGCGCTCGCCGCGGTCGCTGACGCTCCCGGTGGCTTCGCTGGGAAAGACATTGCGCCCGGGTCTTGCACTCCGGCTCCCCCACACCCGCCCAAATCTCCAGTGCCAAAAGGCAAAAAGAACGGGCGGCCTCCGGGTCGCTCCCACCTGAAAGGTACTGAGATGACCGACACCACCCAGCAGGACGTTGTTGAGACCGCACAGTTCGGGACGCTCGAACACCTCGATCCCGCAACGCTGGAAATCGGTGAGAACGTCCGCGACGAGGCGACCCTCGACAAGTCGTTCCTGGCCAGCATCGCCGAGAACGGCGTCCTGACGCCGATCACCGCCGTTCGCAGCGCGAAGGATCCCAACGTGATCCGGGTCCGCAACGGCCAGATGCGTACCCTTGCGGCCCGCGAACTCGGCCTGGCCAGCGTGCCGGTGTACGTCCTGCCATCCAGCGCAGCCGACGCCAGCGAAGAAACCATCGAGCGCATCGTGCACCAGATCGTCACCAACGATAGGTTCCATGCCATCACCGAGGCCCAGCGCGCACGTGGCATCCAGCAGATGCTCAACGCCGGAGTTTCGCAGACCAAGGTCGCCAAGAAGCTGTCGGTGAAACGCGACACCGTCAAAGCTGCTGCCGCAGCGGCCAAGTCGAACGCCGCCATGAATGCACTCGACACCGGCCAGCTCAGCCTGGACGAAGCCGCCGCACTCAGCGAGTTCGACGGCGACGACGACGCAATCGAAAAGCTCATCGCCGTTGCCGGGACCACCAGGTTCGCCTTGCGTGTCGAGGAGCTGCGCCAGGCCCGCGAGCGTGACCGCGCATATGCCGCCGCCGTGCAGGACTTCACCGAACGCGGCTACCGCGTGATCGAGCACGACGAAGCACCCGCATGGGACGACATCACCTGCGTGGCAATCGAATACCTGCTCACCGCAGAGGGAGAGCGCCCCACCGACGCCGTTGTCACCGAGCCTGCGCACTGGGCGGTCATGCTTTACGAAGAGGACGGCTACGCCGACGCCGAAACCGGCGAGATCGTGGACGAGGACTCGATCGACTGGGCCACCCGGGACGACGATGAGGCCACCCCGGAAGAGGGCCTGCGGCACGTCAACAGCGTGGTGCAAACGACGTTCTACTCGCCCGACTGGTACT includes these proteins:
- a CDS encoding integrase core domain-containing protein, coding for MVAVNEPIDPRVRLAISQWPDDAPRGAVTTFCAEHGISRKAFYALRRRAKVDGPAAVLEPRTRRPKTSPSTWSDEIKDQAIKVRTALEQSGLDHGPISVHEKMRVMGLEQVPSTASLARIFREAGVARLEPKKKPRSAWRRFVYPAPNACWQLDATEYVLTRGRKCVVFQLIDDHSRYAVASHVAWGETAEAAITVFDKAVANHGVPQRLLSDNGAALNPSRRGCIGQLVTHVGALGVEAITGKPYKPTTQGKNERFHQTLFRYLDKQPLAETLDELQAQVDTFDRIYNAERPHQALPGRVTPLTAWEATPKADAPRPKPDRPIFQRVPSRHQRPRPQLPADLPAGTLLRTVSTSGTIGLDSVSYKVDVNLAFAHVLVVSTGNNTGDAVIITDLYGEVLAEHTRPAPGITYVGNGRPPGTRPKTTEPSPKS
- a CDS encoding thermonuclease family protein, whose translation is MVDGDTVDIRHDDRGRLRIRILGINAPETRKRGWTVGCGGPEASSWASTFLPVGQRVSMVTDPTQAQTDRYGRTLSYLDLPDGRDFSVESVRAGMSQVVTYGKRPVQRFAALSAAQNEAKNLHVGLWGPPCFGATESVPE
- a CDS encoding ParB/RepB/Spo0J family partition protein — its product is MTDTTQQDVVETAQFGTLEHLDPATLEIGENVRDEATLDKSFLASIAENGVLTPITAVRSAKDPNVIRVRNGQMRTLAARELGLASVPVYVLPSSAADASEETIERIVHQIVTNDRFHAITEAQRARGIQQMLNAGVSQTKVAKKLSVKRDTVKAAAAAAKSNAAMNALDTGQLSLDEAAALSEFDGDDDAIEKLIAVAGTTRFALRVEELRQARERDRAYAAAVQDFTERGYRVIEHDEAPAWDDITCVAIEYLLTAEGERPTDAVVTEPAHWAVMLYEEDGYADAETGEIVDEDSIDWATRDDDEATPEEGLRHVNSVVQTTFYSPDWYCLDCQAAGLQLGHQVSARAERDTTVQAEADVTDADAQQARDDAAAAEAERAATLRRERRKVIALNRMAEAAAPVRQEFVTKLLSRKTPPKGAAIFVADCLVRDPGLIKEFHGATQAAKLLGVDSTAAVRKLVSDLAPTADGRAQVVTLGLVLGALEARTPKDSWRYGGYDVVKPIDYLRFLVANSYELAPVEQVIAGERTADEVYDDSLQADESGTEDQDDEPGEDAD